The genomic window AGATTGATAGTGAGGGTGAGTGTGGTAGAGAGATTAATGGAATGAGGGATGGACAAGAATAAGATGGATAAATGCTGAATTAAATAGAAGATAGTGGGATAGAATGTGAAGATGGAAAGCGAGGCTTACTAGCTTAATGTAGACAAATCAAATTTCGGTCGGCACACAGTATGTGGGGAGCGCTAGCTTTTGTTATAAATCTCTGGCACTAACATGAGATTTTAACTGTTATACCAAGCCCCACCGTTTCTTTAAGCTATCAAAAATGCTCACCTGCAACGTATCCGCTGTGGGCCCACCGACCTTAATAGCACCCCAGCCCGTAACAATAGCCGTTTCACCCTCAAAAGACTTTCCTGGCGTTGGCATACAAACTGGATGTAAGAGCTCCGTCAGCTCCACAGGTTTATCCAATTGCATAATAGCAATATCATTATCGTAAGTGCGTGGATTATATTTTGGATGCGTCATTATATTCATAACATTACGATCAATCTTTAAGAAGTTTGACATTTTACGATCGTGCTCCAGTAGGCGCGCGCTAATGCGTTCTTTGCGAAAACCATAAACGCAATGTGAGGCCGTTACAAGAAACTGATCATTGATTAGGGAGGCAGCACAGTAAAAACGTCCACCATACAATAACATAGCCATCCATGGATACTGATGCACCTCTGTCTCTTGTCCGCCAACAATACGTTTTTGTATATTAGCTAAGCCACAATAACATTCCGAGCAATTACGTGGAGGATCGAGCACGATTGGGGGTTGAgctgtggtggtggtggtggtcaTTATGCTAGGCTCCACTGTTGGTGTTGTACTTGGCGCTGCTGCAGTGGAGCTTAATGGTGGCGCTGCAGTTATTGGTTCCGCAGTAGTGCTTACCACCGATGTTGGGATAGCTGTAG from Eurosta solidaginis isolate ZX-2024a chromosome 3, ASM4086904v1, whole genome shotgun sequence includes these protein-coding regions:
- the LOC137243181 gene encoding trypsin-1-like; protein product: MHDKNLACVLLIVNAVLASYASTTEATYLVKVLRLSTEPTPLLRQSQNTFVEWVISLLPNRPPFLGGLAVSTNVTGLENLTSTTPSPLQPQPTTAIPTSVVSTTAEPITAAPPLSSTAAAPSTTPTVEPSIMTTTTTTAQPPIVLDPPRNCSECYCGLANIQKRIVGGQETEVHQYPWMAMLLYGGRFYCAASLINDQFLVTASHCVYGFRKERISARLLEHDRKMSNFLKIDRNVMNIMTHPKYNPRTYDNDIAIMQLDKPVELTELLHPVCMPTPGKSFEGETAIVTGWGAIKVGGPTADTLQEVQVPIMSLDDCRKSRYGPTRITDNMLCAGFDEGKKDSCQGDSGGPLHVVAPGTREHQLAGIVSWGEGCAKAGFPGVYARVNRYGTWIKAATRNACLCHSETKKIKRF